CACCGCCGCATGATCGACATCAATGCCCGTGGTTACACCGATCTGATTCACCGATACGGCAATCAGATGCGCAGCCGCGGACGGGGTTCGATCGTCATCGTGTCGTCGGGAGTCGGCCTGACTTCGAGTCCGTTCACCGGCGCCTACGGCGCGAACAAGGCGTTTCAGATCGGTCTGGGCGAGGCGCTCTGGTTCGAACTGCTCGGCAGCGGCGTCGACGTGCTGGTGATGGTCGGCGGGCTGATGAACACGCAAGGCGACCTGTTCGACGCATATCCGCAGTGGCTGATTTCGGAGCCGCACGCGGTGGTGCGCCGCGTCCTCAGCGCGATCGGTCGTAAACACATGCTCGTGCCGAGCCTGCCGAACCGGCTGTTTCTCCTGCTGCAGACCCGGCTGATGTCGCGCCGGCGGGCGGTGATGTCGATCGGGCAGTTCCAGGCCAAGGGGCTCGGGAAGTCCTGAGGTTCACCCGTTGACCTTGAGTTCCAGGCGCTCGAGTCGGCGGACCAGGATGCTGGGCAGCCACTGCCCGACGTCGGCGGCTTCGATCCAGGTGGTCTGCTCCAGCAGCATCCGCAGCACGATCTGGGCTTCCAGGCGCGCCAGCGCCGCGCCGACGCAGAAATGCGCGCCCTTGCCGAACGTCATGTGCCCTTTGGTGTTCTCACGGTCCAGCCGGAACTCATTGGGCGCGTCGAACTTCTGCGGATCCCGGTTGGCGGCGCCCCACATCAACAGCAAGCGCGAATCGGCGGGAAGGTCTACCCCGGACAGCGTGGTGTCCCGGACGACGTGGCGGTAGTGACCGCGAAACGGCGCCTCGAAGCGCAGCGTCTCCTCGATGAACGCGCCGAGCAGATCGGGTTGGGCCCGGAGCTGTTCTTGAACGTCTTTCTGGGTTACCAGGATCCACGCCGCGCTGCCGAGCAGTGAGGCGGTGGATTCGCCGGCGGCACTGAACAGGGTGAGCATGATGCCCATTGCCGGAAACTGTTCCAGCTCGCCGGATGCATAGCGGACGGCGAGGTCCCCGATGAGCCCGTCCCCGTCGGTGTCCCCCACCGCGGCGAAGTGCTCCATGACGTAACCGGCCAGTTCCATGGCCGCGGTGCCGGCGGCGGTCAACTCTTCCTCGCTGACCACGCCGTCCAGCAGGGTGGTGGTGGCGTAGCCGAGTCGGATGAGGCGGTCGACGTCGGCGTCGGGGAGGCCGAGCAGCCTGGCGACCACCATCATGGGCAGCCTGTTGGCGACCGCGCTCATCCACTCGATGCGGCCGTCGGCCAATCCTTTCGACCACAGTTCGATGGCAGTGGCTTCGGCGAACTCCTCGATGACGCGAATTCGCCTGGCGGACAGGTGCGGGAGGAGCAGCTTGCGGTGGACGTCGTGTACCGGGTCGTCGGCGGTGGCCAGCGCGTGCTGCGGGCCGCCCAGTGGGCCCATGTCGAAGGGCGTGACGGTGCCGTCGTCGTGATACACCATGGTGGCGGTGAGGTTCGAGGAGAAGTCCTCGACCCGGGCCACCGCATCCAGTACGGCTTCCCAGCCGCACACCGCGTAGAAACCCGAATCTCCGATGCGTTGCACCGGGGCGTCGGCACGCATCCGGTCGTAGAGCGGGTACGGGTCCTGGAGCGCTTCGGGTCCGAAGAAATCCGTCGCGCTGGACAGCAGGGTCATGTGCACAGGGTCGATGCGGTGGAGCGGAGCGTCAATGGTCCACGGGAAACACGAAAGCCCCATTGCACGCAGGCCGAGCGCTGATTTCTCATTGACGTCCGGCGACCTGCGACTTCGATGAGAATTCTGCCCTCATTCTCCTCACGGTGATAAAACTGCGTCATGGGCTCTCGGCGGGCGGACGACTGGCTGGTGGGCCGCGACAGGCACAGCGAGGCCGCCGAACGGATCTACGCCGCGGCCGCCGACCTGATGGCGCAGCACGGTTTCGAGGCATTCAGCATCGATGCCCTGGCCGCCGCCGTGCATTGTTCGCCGGCGACCATCTACCGCCACACCGGCGGCAAGACCGCCATCCGGGATGCGGTGGTGGGCCGCCAGGCCGAACGCATTCTTGCGTCGGTGCGCGAGGCCATCGACGGACTGACTGGTTCCGAGCGCGTCGTCACCGCGACCACCGTTGCGCTACAACGGCTTCGGGCCGATCCCCTGGCCCAGATCATGCGCTCGATGACGACACTGCCCGGCAATGACTGGCTGACCGAGTCGCCCGTCGTCACGCGTTTCGCCGACGAGATGGTCGGAGGGGCGGCCGATCCGCTGGCGTCGCAGTGGTTGATCCGGACGTTCCTGGCGCTGTGGTACTGGCCGGTGAAGGATGCGGAGGCTGAAAAGGAGATGGTGCGAAGGTATCTGGCGCCGGGGTACTCGGCTTAATCTGCACTGTCTTGGGCGGCAATCCGCCGCACGGTCACGGGCGCGGCGCCGTGTGGTGGTTCGGCCCAGGCGTCACACTCGCAGCGACGCCAGAAGGTTCCGTCCCACGGATCGTCGTACCACCGCAGCATCGTCGAGCACCGCTGGCCATGGCTGCACTCACCTGCGGCGCAACGGCGACATTCGATCACTGAACTCCTCGATACTTTCTGTCGACACCAGGGTACTGAGACGGCCTCGCTCAGATCTCCGGTTGGTTCTGCTCAATCCAAGTACGCACCTGCTCGGCGTGGGTGTTGGGCGGAAAGATCGGGTAGAAGACGTGCTCGATGGTGCCTCTGTTCACGATCAACGTCAGCCGCGAGTACAGCTTTGGGTGGCCGGTCGCGCTGAATGTCGGCAGATCGATGGCCTCCGCGAGGCGGAACTCCGATCAGACAACATGCTGAACGGCAGGTGCAGGCGTTCGATGACCTCAGCCTGGTAATCCACGTCCTGACTGGACAATCCGTAGACGGCCTGCACTCCCAGCTCCTGTAGCTCCGTGTAATGGTCGCGGAAATTGCACGCCTCTGTTGAACACCTGCGGGCGCCCGG
This region of Mycolicibacterium diernhoferi genomic DNA includes:
- a CDS encoding cytochrome P450 gives rise to the protein MTLLSSATDFFGPEALQDPYPLYDRMRADAPVQRIGDSGFYAVCGWEAVLDAVARVEDFSSNLTATMVYHDDGTVTPFDMGPLGGPQHALATADDPVHDVHRKLLLPHLSARRIRVIEEFAEATAIELWSKGLADGRIEWMSAVANRLPMMVVARLLGLPDADVDRLIRLGYATTTLLDGVVSEEELTAAGTAAMELAGYVMEHFAAVGDTDGDGLIGDLAVRYASGELEQFPAMGIMLTLFSAAGESTASLLGSAAWILVTQKDVQEQLRAQPDLLGAFIEETLRFEAPFRGHYRHVVRDTTLSGVDLPADSRLLLMWGAANRDPQKFDAPNEFRLDRENTKGHMTFGKGAHFCVGAALARLEAQIVLRMLLEQTTWIEAADVGQWLPSILVRRLERLELKVNG
- a CDS encoding SDR family NAD(P)-dependent oxidoreductase gives rise to the protein MVRAAGHHPSLRRLRKSRVREYRGGWALVTGAARDVGLGYAFARQLAAEGLNLILVDILDDELAARSAELRTEFGVDVISVPCDMGDPDAIDRIAAATDGAQVDLLVCNHMFTPSDTPRVLDMPLDVHRRMIDINARGYTDLIHRYGNQMRSRGRGSIVIVSSGVGLTSSPFTGAYGANKAFQIGLGEALWFELLGSGVDVLVMVGGLMNTQGDLFDAYPQWLISEPHAVVRRVLSAIGRKHMLVPSLPNRLFLLLQTRLMSRRRAVMSIGQFQAKGLGKS
- a CDS encoding TetR/AcrR family transcriptional regulator; translation: MGSRRADDWLVGRDRHSEAAERIYAAAADLMAQHGFEAFSIDALAAAVHCSPATIYRHTGGKTAIRDAVVGRQAERILASVREAIDGLTGSERVVTATTVALQRLRADPLAQIMRSMTTLPGNDWLTESPVVTRFADEMVGGAADPLASQWLIRTFLALWYWPVKDAEAEKEMVRRYLAPGYSA